One genomic segment of Chitinophaga sancti includes these proteins:
- a CDS encoding CinA family nicotinamide mononucleotide deamidase-related protein, with product MEGQKVVASIITIGDELLIGQTIDTNSAWMAQQLNAMGIWVHRRVAIGDVKEAIVKALDDESALSPIVLITGGLGPTADDITKPTLAAYFGGTMVRDEATFKQVMEFFESRGLPPLQRNMDQALVPDVCTVLHNKRGTAPGMWFEKDGKVFVSMPGVPFEMKGLMEDHVLPRLKEYFQTPVVVHQTLIIAGMGESFVAERLVDFEAQLPANIKLAYLPSYGTIKLRLTAHGQDKLSTAASLSMQFHQLKDILSDIVVTDQDQPMAEVIGQLLKEKGKTVGTAESCTGGFIAHSITLVPGSSAWYKGSVISYANEIKTRILGVKPETLAANGAVSEAVVKEMVRGALAHLQTDYVITVSGIMGPDGGTPEKPVGTVWVGVGSAHETVAVKFQLRYDRYLNIQMTAAYAMNELRKIIQ from the coding sequence ATGGAAGGGCAAAAGGTAGTAGCCAGTATCATCACTATTGGCGATGAATTACTGATCGGACAGACGATAGATACGAATTCGGCGTGGATGGCGCAGCAACTCAATGCCATGGGTATATGGGTGCACCGCCGGGTGGCGATTGGCGATGTGAAGGAAGCCATCGTAAAGGCATTGGACGACGAGAGCGCGCTGTCGCCCATCGTATTGATCACGGGAGGCCTGGGCCCCACCGCAGATGATATCACCAAACCTACGCTGGCAGCATATTTTGGTGGAACAATGGTGAGGGATGAAGCCACTTTTAAACAGGTGATGGAGTTCTTCGAAAGCCGTGGACTGCCTCCATTACAACGTAATATGGACCAGGCACTGGTGCCGGATGTATGTACTGTATTGCATAATAAGCGGGGAACCGCACCGGGTATGTGGTTTGAGAAGGATGGAAAAGTGTTCGTATCCATGCCGGGTGTTCCATTTGAGATGAAAGGTCTGATGGAAGATCATGTGTTGCCACGATTAAAAGAATATTTTCAGACACCGGTGGTCGTGCACCAGACACTGATCATAGCTGGAATGGGAGAGTCTTTTGTAGCCGAGCGTTTGGTGGATTTCGAAGCACAGTTGCCTGCTAATATCAAACTGGCGTACCTGCCTTCGTATGGCACCATCAAATTGCGGCTTACGGCACATGGACAAGATAAATTATCGACAGCGGCTTCATTGTCAATGCAGTTTCACCAGCTGAAAGATATTTTGTCAGACATCGTGGTGACAGACCAGGATCAACCGATGGCAGAGGTGATTGGTCAGTTGCTCAAGGAAAAAGGTAAAACCGTGGGTACGGCTGAAAGCTGTACTGGTGGCTTTATAGCACATAGTATAACACTGGTGCCGGGTAGTTCCGCATGGTACAAAGGGAGTGTGATCAGCTATGCGAATGAAATCAAAACCCGTATACTGGGAGTAAAACCTGAAACACTGGCGGCAAATGGAGCGGTGAGTGAAGCAGTGGTGAAGGAGATGGTGCGTGGAGCGCTGGCGCATTTACAAACTGACTATGTGATAACCGTATCCGGCATCATGGGGCCTGATGGTGGTACGCCGGAGAAGCCTGTGGGTACGGTATGGGTAGGCGTAGGTAGTGCGCATGAAACTGTTGCTGTGAAGTTTCAGTTAAGATATGACCGGTATTTGAATATACAGATGACAGCGGCTTATGCAATGAATGAGCTGCGGAAGATCATTCAGTAA
- a CDS encoding acyl-CoA thioesterase: protein MFIETTQIRVRYGETDQMGYLYYGNYGLYYEVGRAEAIRKLGFTYAQLEKEGVIMPVAELNVKYIRPAYYDDLITVKTILKEMPVDHKIRFHSELYNEKGELLNVGVTTLVFLHADTKTKYGLPPVMREALAPFFE from the coding sequence ATGTTTATAGAGACGACGCAAATCAGGGTACGATATGGAGAGACAGACCAGATGGGGTACCTTTATTACGGGAATTATGGCTTATATTATGAAGTAGGACGTGCAGAAGCCATTCGTAAACTGGGCTTTACATACGCCCAGCTGGAAAAAGAAGGCGTAATCATGCCAGTGGCAGAGCTGAATGTAAAGTACATACGGCCGGCATACTATGATGACCTGATAACCGTGAAGACTATACTGAAGGAGATGCCCGTAGATCACAAGATCCGGTTCCATTCAGAATTGTACAACGAAAAGGGCGAGTTGCTGAATGTAGGGGTGACCACACTCGTATTTTTACATGCAGACACCAAAACGAAATATGGCCTGCCTCCGGTAATGCGGGAGGCTTTAGCGCCTTTTTTTGAATAG
- a CDS encoding DoxX family protein produces the protein MSKLFSSKASNGAINFSLLLLRVGFGALLLWNHGLSKLKGFSGMKDTFPDPLHIGHAISLGLAVFAEVFCAGLVVIGLLTRLATVPVIVTMGVALFMIHGHQSLKEQESAILYLVPFLVILFSGPGKFSLDNAIGK, from the coding sequence ATGAGCAAACTGTTTTCCTCCAAAGCATCCAATGGTGCTATCAATTTCTCTCTTTTGTTACTGCGCGTGGGCTTTGGCGCCCTGTTGCTGTGGAATCATGGGCTCTCTAAATTAAAAGGATTTTCGGGGATGAAGGATACATTTCCTGATCCATTGCATATAGGTCACGCTATTTCCCTGGGCTTAGCAGTATTTGCAGAGGTGTTCTGTGCAGGACTGGTAGTAATAGGTCTTCTTACCCGCTTAGCTACTGTGCCTGTGATAGTTACGATGGGTGTGGCATTGTTTATGATCCATGGTCATCAGTCACTGAAAGAGCAGGAATCAGCTATATTGTACCTTGTTCCTTTCCTGGTGATCCTGTTCAGTGGTCCGGGAAAGTTCAGCCTGGACAATGCAATTGGTAAATAA